The DNA window AGAGTGCATTTTTAAGAGTATTTTTTGTTTCCATACACACAAATAGTATTAATTATATATTATATTATGGGTCATTCCAATGGTGGATGAGAAAATTCTTCTGGTAGAAGATGAAAGCATAGAAGCCATGGATATTAAGCATACATTGGAATCCTTTGGTTATGAAGTTCCTTATGTTGCTACCAGTGGTGAAGAAGCGGTAGAGAAAGCTTTAGAAATCATGCCCGATCTTATTTTGATGGACATAGTTTTAAAGGGCGATATTGATGGAGTCGAAGCTGCAGCTATGATTAAAGACTTTAATATACCTCTCATCTATTTAACTGCTCATTCTGAAGAAAATACAATTGAAAGAGCCAAGTTCACAGAACCACAGGGGTACATAATCAAGCCCTATGATGTAAGTGGACTTAAATATGCTATTGACCTGGCAATTTACAAAAATCAGATGGAAAGAGAATTTAAAGAGTCAGAAGCATATTACAGAACAATTTTTGAGCACACTGGAACTGCAACAGTTATCCTCGAGGAAGATACAACTATTTCACTGGTCAATGCAAAATTTGAAAAGCTCAGTGGCTACACCAGGGAAGAATTAGAGGGTAAAAAAAGCTGGACTGATTTTGTGGTGAAGGATGATCTTGAAAAAATGGAAGAATATCATCGTCTTCGCAGGAATGATCCTGCTTCTGCCTCAGTAAATTATGATTTCAGGTTCATTGATAAGCAGGGTAATATTAAAAACATCCATTTAGATGTTGACATGATACCCGGCACTAAAAAGAGTGTATCCTCTCTTCTGGATATCACCGAACGTAAAAAGACTGAAATGGCATTACTTGAAAGTGAAGAACGATATAAATCAATCTTTGATAAATCCATTGATGCAATCTACATCCATGATTTCCAGGGGAATTTTGTTGATGCCAACCCTGTTGCTCTTTCGATGCTCGGTTACAGGAAAGATGAACTGGAAAACTTGAGTTTTGCTTCCCTGTTATCTCCCCAACAAATCCCACAAGCATTCAAGAACATTAACCAGATCAAAAATATTGGTTATCAAAAGGAAGTCTCTGAGTATAAGCTCCAGAAAAAAGACGGTAGTTCGATTTATGTAGAAACCAAGAGTTCTCTACTCAGCTTTCCCGGGGGAAACCATCTAATTCAGGGTATTGCAAGGGACGTAACTAGTCGTAAGCTGGCAGAAGAAGCATTGAAAGAGAGTGAAAGGAGTTACAGGGCCATATTTGAAAATAGTGGAATTGCTCTTTTGACTTTCACAAACGATGGCACCATCCTCATGTTTAACTCTGAATGGGAACGACTCAGTGGTTATTCCCGTGAAGAGGTGGAAGGTAAAATGAAATGGATGCAAATTGCCCATCCAGACTACCGGAAAAAGATGATGGAGTATCACCAGCAGAGAATAAAAGATCCTGACTATGCACCCCAGAAATATGAAACAGTTTTTATTAAAAAAAATGGAGAACAAAGGGTGGCGTATATCGCAGTTACTGCTCTTTCCGGTACCCAAAAGTGGCTAGCATCGGCCACAGACATTACAGATCTTAAAAGCATCCAAAAAAAACTGGAAAAAAACGTTCTACGTATCCGTGCTTTGGCTGAATACAATGTCGATGGAATAATAACCACGGATGCCCCTGGTAAAATTTTATATTTCAACAAAAGCCTGCTTGAAATGTTCGGTTATTCTGAGGATGAATTAAAAAACAGAGAAATTACCCTGTTAATGCCAGAAAGATACCGGGAAAATTTCATGAAAGGTATTAAAAAATACCAGTCAACAGGAGAACACCGTCTAGCAGGACGAACCATAGAAACATTTGGACTTAATAAGGAGGGCCATGAATTTCCCCTTGAAATGTCCCTGACCAAATGGGAAGCAGATGAAAAAATATACTTCACATCAATCATAAGAGACATAAGTGAACGTAAAAAGTCAGAAAAAGCCCTTTTAGATAGTGAACAAAAATACAGTCATTTATTTAGCAGCGTTCCGGTGGGAATTGGTATTACCAGTTTAAATGGTAAAATTCTTGACGTCAATAAAGTTATGCAGGATATAACTGGCTATGCTCCTGAAGAATTGAAAAATACAAATTTTAAAACTTCCTTTGTCACACCTGAAGACTATGAACTTTTATTAGAAGAATTACAAGAATCGGGTAAGGTTCGGGATTATGAAGTTACACTTAAAAGAAAAGGCGAAAGGATTTATCATGCCCTCCTAAATTCAGAATTAATTGAAATTGGAGGGGATGAAGTTATTCTTATCACTGTCCGAGATATCACTGAAAGAAAAGAGACAGAACAATGTCTTATTAATAGTGAAAAACGTTACAGGAAACTTTATTCTTCCATGAACGAAGGATTAGCTGTTCATGAAGTACTTTATGATGATGCAAATATTCCAGTAGATTATGAAATAATAGATGTCAACAATGCATATGAAAAAATCTTGGGAATTAAAAAGAAAGAAATCCTGGGGAAAAAAGCATCAGAGATTTATGGAGCTGGAAAAGCACCCTATGTTGAAGTTTACTCAGAAGTGGCTGAAACAGGAAATCCAGCTCACTTTGAAACCTACTTTGAACCAATGGATAAACACTTTAACATATCAGTCTTTTCACCATCAAAAGGAACATTTGCAACGGTATTTGAAGATATTACCTCTCGTAAAAAGGCAGAAGAAAAAATAAAAAAATCTTTGGAAGAAAAAGAGGTACTGCTCCGGGAAATCCATCATCGTGTTAAGAATAATATGCAGATTCTCTCCAGTTTACTGAATCTGCAGATACAGTATGAGGATTTGGATGAAACTATAGGTGTTTTGAAGGATAGTCAGGGTCGAGTGAAGAGCATGGCCATGATCCACGAGAAATTATATCAATCATCCAATTTCTCCAACATCAACTTCAAAGAGTATTTGGAGAGGCTTGTTTCTGGTATCTTCTATTCCTACGAGATCACCACCGGAGATATTGGATCAGACATAGATATTGAGGATGTTAATTTAAGTATTGACACTGCCATACCATTGGGGCTCATCATCAATGAGCTGGTGACCAACAGTGTAAAATACGCCTTTCCCCAAGGTGAAGGAACAGTATCCATCCAACTAAAATCCCTCCCGGAACAAATGGAGCTCACAGTTGCAGATAATGGAATAGGCTTACCTGAGAATATTGATATTCAAAACCCAAAAACACTCGGTCTTCAGTTAGTCAAAAGTTTAACTGAACAATTAGATGGGGATATACGGGTTGAAAGCTCTAATGGAACTGTATTTAGGATTACTTTTAACGAGTTGAATTACAAAGAAAGAATTTAATTGGATTAAAGTTATGGAAATAATGTAATTGGATTAGAGTTATGTTTATTTTAGTTTTCAGTGTCAGCTTCCTGGTACTGGGTGAGTAATTTTTCCTCTTCCTCTTTTTTTGGAAACTTGAAGAATACTATGGCCGCTCCAATTAGGATGGCAATCATCCCTGCAAAGTAGGCCCAGTGATCTCCTGCTAAAAATGAATATTTTGCAGCAGTGATGATCTGGCTGGAATATTGTGGATTCTGCTGTGCCAGGGCTGCAGCACTGGAGAATGATTTTTGAAGTGTCACTTCTATGCTGGTGGTTATTTGCTCTTGGGCAGAGGCGGGTAAATTGTCAATTTGTGAGGCAATTGATCGGGCATAACCGGCTGTAAGTAGCGCTCCAAATATGGAAGTCATTATTGCACCACCAAAATCACGCTGCAGGTCTGCGGTTCCCGAGGCCATACCCACCCTTTTCACGGGAACAGAACCAGTGAGGGAATGGGAAGCCGGAGTTCCGGCTAATCCCACCCCAATTCCAACAAAAGCATAAGCCAACCCCACTTTCCAGTAGGGGATGTGATCCTGCCATAAAATTAGCATGGTCAAAAATCCCAGTAAACAGAACACATAACCGGCAAGGAGTGTAAATCTGGATCCACGGGACTCAACCAGTTTGGCAGATTGTGGTGCTACAATGATCATGAGCAATGCTGCCGGTAAAATCGCAAGTCCAGAATCCAGAGTGGAATAGCCCAGAACGTTCTGTAAAAACTGCTGACCAATGTACATAGCACCCATTAAAGCCCCGAAAACTATTATCCCCGCACTTGCTGCTACCCAGAAGATGCTGCGCCTAGCAACTTTAAGATCATAGAGGGGATTTTCTACACTGAGCTGGCGTTTTATAAATAAGATTCCTGAAGCAGCAGCGATGATTAGGAAACTAAGTATCAGACTTCCGGAGTTAGGTACTGGGGCGAAGTTAATGGCCAGAATCAATGTTCCCAGAACAACAAGAGACAGTATTCCTCCAACATTATCAACACGGGCCTTTGTCTCGTTAATGTGATTTGGAATGAACTTAATCGCCATGATCAGGGCTACCACAGCGAGGGGTAGTGTAATTCGAAATACAGAACCCCAATCAGCAAATGTTAATAAATATCCGGAGAGTAAAGGTCCAAGGGCGGCAATGGCAGCACCTATAGCCGACCATAAGGCGATGGATTTTGTTCTTTTTGTTCCGGACCACAAAGCAGCTATGAGTGCTAAAGTTGTTGGATAAGCCATTCCTGCAGCTAAACCTCCAAGGATACGGGCAGCAATCAGGATCTCAACAGATGGTGCAAAACCAGCAATTAAAGATGATGGTATGGCCAGCAGGGTACCTATTATTAGCATCAGTTTTCGGCCGTGGTGATCACCCAAGGCACCGAACCATAAAACTGAAGCAGCCAGGCCCAGGGAGTAACCTACTGCCACCAGATTAATCTGAACCTGTGAAGCATTAAAAGCAAAACCTATGGAAGGAAGTGCCACGTTAGCCACGGATAAATTCAGGTTTGCAACTGCAGCTACCAGAATGAGGGTAACTAGAGCTATCATTCCTGTTTCAGCATTTTTTGTTGGTTTTTGGTGTTGTATCCATTTTTATGCACCATATCATCTATTTACGATATTAGTATGTTTTAAGATGATGATATAATCTAATCACCGTATTTTCTAATCAACATTAGTATTAGATTTTTTATATATTCGTTAATGGTTTTTTGGGCTGGAATTTAAAAGAAGTATAAAATGAAAATCGTAGGGTATCTCTTCATTTGAGAGTTGTTTCAAATCTCATATTTAGTGGCTTAAAAAGAGATATGGGGCCTAAAAAGAGTGATAAGAATCATTAAGGAGAATCATATTAATATATGGGTTAATATCTTTTTTTAAAATCATCCCAGTTCAATCAACCATTTTTAACCTTGAAAGAAAGGTAATAATCAATTCATAGTACATGGAAAGTGCTGGTTACAATTTCAAGATCTTTTTCAATGCTGGTAAGATTTTTACCGGAACCCGGGACAGCATAAATCGTGTACATGGTTCCATCTTTAATTAACCATGTTTTTATCAGTGGATTATTTTCTTGATTAAGTGCTGAAATTTGATACGCTGGAAGACCATCTACAGTAAGTTCTTTTTCGGATGTTATGGTCCAGTTCCTGAGTGGAATTTCCTTCTTTTCCGAACTAATGTATTCGGATAAAGTACGATTATAGGCACCTTCGTAGAAATGAATAAAGTCCATATTTTCATCGGTTCCTTTACTTATGGAAAACAAGTAATCCCCTGATGTTTCATTTTCCATTTTATAAAAAGACCAATTGATAGAAGAATTAAAAGATATGCCTTCACTCTCAAAATGTTTTATACCAGTAGATTCGGTTTTATATACATTATCCAGTGGATCATTTGAGAGGCATCCTGAAACAGCCACAACACTAAAAATAAGGATCACTAATCCAATGGAACTAATCTTTGGCAACATATATTTTAAGGTGGGATAATCTGTCTAAAATATTTTTTCTTGTTCATTTAGAAATCCTTTGGTTTATTTTATTAGAAATGTCAGTGTTGGGTTGGAAATGTCAGTATTGGGGGAATAAGAAACTTGAATACAGTAATTAATTTTAAACAATTGGGTGTAAATCGGGAATAATTACTTAAATATATTTATATCTATTGTTATGTATAATTAAACTGAAAATTTACTCAGGTTTCAATTGTGAGTTTTACAAAAAAAGGCGTTTATGGTTTTTAAGCAATGTATAGTGGTTATAGTATAAATCCTAGTGAAAAATTGAAATAATTTAATTTGATGAATTATAATATGGCTTATAAGTTCATTAATACAATTTTTAACACTTTAAAATGTAAATAAAGGTATTATGCTATTTTAATTGTAGGAATTTGAATTTTAGAAAATAAGTTTAAAGTTAATTTATTTTTATGGTGAAAAAATGAGATGGTCTTTAGTTGCGATAGCCATTCTGGTTGTTATTGTTGGTTACTCTTACGTTGTGGTTTCAAATGGTCCCATAGAGCCCATGGGAAGATTAGCATTTGTTAAATTGTTAAATCCGGATATGTATCCTGGCCATCCTCACTCAGTTCTTCTAGCTCAGGAAGCAGAAGCAACTGGATCTAAATGTGCAATGGTCCTGCAACTTTATGGTGGTTCCAATTATCGTAGTTATCAGGAAGGAAACGTGTATATAATTGAAGTAGCTTTTATTGACAGGCAGGGTATGGGTTCCATTAATATGAGTCAGGTAAACTTTTTAGACTCATTTAAAATTGCATTATTTGGTGTTCCAGATGATAGGTACTGGTACATGTCTGATGGACATGTTTACACTAGCTATGATGACATGATGGCTCACGTCAACCAACTTGCAGAAGCACACGGGCAAGAGGGTCCACTCCCCATGTTCTTCAAGGGAACAGTGAGGCAGGGAAATCCAGTGATAACTCCAGGAGAAGGGTTCCCATTGTACTTCCAGATATTAACAAAAACCTATGGAATAATCCCAGCCTACATATACACATTCACCGGATTACTATCCCCATATTTCACCAATCCATACAGGGCCTTTGAATTAAGAAACGCTACTCAATTACAGGACATGTATAATGCTGGATTGTTAAACGAGAACTTCAAAACCGGTAATGAAACAGCCATGAACTATGTCAGTCAGATGTACATAAACAACTCCCAGACCTATGGTAATTAATGGAGAATAATGCCTGGAAAAAGGATAATCTTATGTGGAGTACTAAAAAGGAACTGGTGGGTGGAAAAAACTGTTTCCGTCTTAAAAAACTGTTTCCATAAAATAGGGGAGTATTTATGGGGAACGAGTTCTTGGATACCAGTTCCTGGGGGAAAATAGTTAAATGAAGACTTTTAGAAAATATTCGGAACAAATATAACTAACTTGAAGAGATATTATAATAACAGAGGGGGGATTGTTAATGAGTGATGATGAGAAACGTTATGTCAAATCAGTGTACACTGGCCGTTACAAATCTAAAGGTAGCTTAAATAATACCAAAACCTTTGTTAACACTAAAGAAACTCAAGAAAAACAGGATATAATAGCTAAACACAACCTTAAAAATCGTTTAATTAAAAAACCCAAAAAATTGTATTCTCATTGATTTAATTTTTTTAACAGGCCATTGTTTTTTCAGGATTTAACAGGCCATTGTTTTTTTAAGGATAATTTAGGGATCATTTCCCATGATTGAGAACAATCTTAGTATTATTCCCAATTTAGGGGAACTGTAAAACTCTAAGGAAGCTGTAAAATTATATTTTACATTTTTTTCTCAATTACTATCTTATTTTTCTAAAAAAAATGAGGATATAATAAATAAATTTGAATAATCAACTAATCACAACCTAATGATTTGATCATTTATAATTCCTATTTTCTTTAATCTTCCAAAATTTTAATAATAGAAAATTGCAAGAATTATTCAATAACTCACAAATTCGAGTAACTTCACAATTATCTAGGGAAGAAAAATGACTGAACCCAAAGAACAAACTACTAGCTTGCCCTGTAATGATAATTCGAAATACGGGACTGTTATATTAAAAGATAAAGGAGTTTGCATTAAATTAAGAAGCAACAATCCATTTTCAAATGATTCAAATAGTGAATTAATTAAATACACTGATATATTAAGTGTTCGTTACGATAAAGGGTTTACTCTGTCCAGGTGGCCCAAATTATACATTGAAACTTCCACAATTTCTAAAAAAATTAGTATAAACGTTGCTGAGAGAGACCTGTTAAAACAGTTTGTGGATGAGTTGAATTCTCATATTCAGGAGATTAAAACTCAAGAAAAACCCCCTGAACAAAGTTTGGGGGAGAAATTAAAAGAGGCTAAAGAACTACTGGATATTGGGGCTCTCAGTCAGGAAGAATTTGATGAAATTAAACAGAGATATTTAAAGGAATTTTAATCCGGATCTTCCTACCAATCGGATAATGACTGTGACAACTTGGAGTGAGTCTATTCTAGGGATAAATTTCATGTTACTGGATTGTTTCCAGGATAATTTTCAGATCCCGTGTTTAAGTTCAGGATCCCAGATAAATTTTAGGTTCAGGGTTAGTTCAGTTTTCATGATAATTTTAGGTTCATGATAATTTCCAGGAATTATAAAGACAGTTAGGTGGATATAATCCACAGAAATTTAACAAAAAACCGATTTAGAATATGGTTTGATTATCAAATAATCAATAATTGGAGTATATCTCATGCATGACGTTTTATTAGCTGGAATACTCAATCAAAATGTAAATCTTTTCTACATGATTAATGGTGGGATGGATAACATTGTATTTGATTTTATAATGCCATTAATCACTAATTTTGGAAGTATCATAGCTTGGGTTGTTATTTGCGGGTTGTTATTTGTCTTCGGTGGTGTGAAAGGGAAGAAGGTAGCTGTACTAGGATTGGTTGCTCTATTTGTTAGTAATGCTATCGTCTATTCATTGAAATTTATAATAGCTGAACCTAGACCTTTCCTGACTCTGCCTAATGTTGATCTTTTAGTTTATGAAAATGGATCTTATTCTTTCCCTTCTGGCCACACTGCATCATCATTTGCAGCTGCTGTGGTAATAGGGCTGAAATACAAATTTAATTTCAGAGGAAAAAGTTATGGTTTGATTTATCCGTTATTAGCTTTTGCAGGAGTTGTAGGGTTTTCCCGGATATACGTTGGTGTTCATTATCCTTTAGATGTTGCCTTTGGTGCGTTAATAGGAATATTATCTGCTCTAATAGTTCTGAAACTGGAGAATACTGCTTTGGCAGACAAATTGCCGGGAGTAAATAGTTAGTAAGTAACTTAAATATCATAACTTGTTTTGTTAAATAACGTAAAACCATTATGGTTCACACAAATTATTCCCGAATTGCCAGGGGAAATCAGAGACACATATAAATCAAAAACTTAAAAAAACGTTTTTTATGAAGCATACATCTAGTTGACCCTGATGAACTTAGAATAATCTATTGAAATATAGAACACCTATAATTCAAAGAATCCCGGGCAGGAAAATATTCACTTGACAAGTTCCGTGAATTATAAAGTCAAAAAAGGGGATTATGTGCTGAAGTTTCAAAGAAGAAGGAGTTAAATGAACTCAAGGAAAGTGAGGAGTTATTTTTTTTGAATTATTTTTAAATTAAATTTTCATATTACTTTTAATCAATTTGCGGAGATATAAACAAATTTTAAACTGGAAATTGGTCCTGAAATCACATTATGCTTCAAAAAAAAGGTTTCGATTATCTTTTTCTTCAATAATTTAATAATCATAGTATATAATAATTATTATATATAATAACCATTATATATGATAAATACTGGTTACAACCAAATGGATTGGTTTAAAAGTTAGTGGAAAACTAACTTTAAAAATATTTTGGTGAATTAAAAATGGAAAATAACTTTTATAAATGGTTAGAATCGCCTGAAGAAATGACAGGAATTTTATTTTGGAAAATTACTTATTTATGGCAACGTGAAATCAATAAAAATCTTAAAGATGTTGATCTAACTCACAGTCATTTTGCTTTATTATCTGGGGTGGCCTGGCTTGAAAAACAGGGCGACCCAATTACACAAATTAAATTAGCGAATTTTACTCAGACAAATGCCATGGTAACTTCAAAAATTATTAGAACATTAGAAGGTAAGGGATTCATTGGAAGAACGAGTGAAGGGAAGGATTCAAGGGCTAAGTATCTTTACATTACTCCAAAAGGATCCACAACTTTAAACAAAGCTTTAATAATTGTTGAAAATACTAACAAGGAATTTTTTAAAGTACTGGGTCATGAGAAGAAACAATTTGATAAAAACTTATTGAATATCTTGTATTCCAATTACGATAAAGGAGAGTAAAGATAATGAGAATATTTGGATTTATAGGCAGTCCCTTAAAGAACAAATCAAATACTTACACTTT is part of the Methanobacterium formicicum DSM 3637 genome and encodes:
- a CDS encoding PsbP-related protein — translated: MDNVYKTESTGIKHFESEGISFNSSINWSFYKMENETSGDYLFSISKGTDENMDFIHFYEGAYNRTLSEYISSEKKEIPLRNWTITSEKELTVDGLPAYQISALNQENNPLIKTWLIKDGTMYTIYAVPGSGKNLTSIEKDLEIVTSTFHVL
- a CDS encoding SHOCT domain-containing protein — encoded protein: MPCNDNSKYGTVILKDKGVCIKLRSNNPFSNDSNSELIKYTDILSVRYDKGFTLSRWPKLYIETSTISKKISINVAERDLLKQFVDELNSHIQEIKTQEKPPEQSLGEKLKEAKELLDIGALSQEEFDEIKQRYLKEF
- a CDS encoding MarR family winged helix-turn-helix transcriptional regulator → MENNFYKWLESPEEMTGILFWKITYLWQREINKNLKDVDLTHSHFALLSGVAWLEKQGDPITQIKLANFTQTNAMVTSKIIRTLEGKGFIGRTSEGKDSRAKYLYITPKGSTTLNKALIIVENTNKEFFKVLGHEKKQFDKNLLNILYSNYDKGE
- a CDS encoding phosphatase PAP2 family protein, coding for MHDVLLAGILNQNVNLFYMINGGMDNIVFDFIMPLITNFGSIIAWVVICGLLFVFGGVKGKKVAVLGLVALFVSNAIVYSLKFIIAEPRPFLTLPNVDLLVYENGSYSFPSGHTASSFAAAVVIGLKYKFNFRGKSYGLIYPLLAFAGVVGFSRIYVGVHYPLDVAFGALIGILSALIVLKLENTALADKLPGVNS
- a CDS encoding PAS domain S-box protein; its protein translation is MVDEKILLVEDESIEAMDIKHTLESFGYEVPYVATSGEEAVEKALEIMPDLILMDIVLKGDIDGVEAAAMIKDFNIPLIYLTAHSEENTIERAKFTEPQGYIIKPYDVSGLKYAIDLAIYKNQMEREFKESEAYYRTIFEHTGTATVILEEDTTISLVNAKFEKLSGYTREELEGKKSWTDFVVKDDLEKMEEYHRLRRNDPASASVNYDFRFIDKQGNIKNIHLDVDMIPGTKKSVSSLLDITERKKTEMALLESEERYKSIFDKSIDAIYIHDFQGNFVDANPVALSMLGYRKDELENLSFASLLSPQQIPQAFKNINQIKNIGYQKEVSEYKLQKKDGSSIYVETKSSLLSFPGGNHLIQGIARDVTSRKLAEEALKESERSYRAIFENSGIALLTFTNDGTILMFNSEWERLSGYSREEVEGKMKWMQIAHPDYRKKMMEYHQQRIKDPDYAPQKYETVFIKKNGEQRVAYIAVTALSGTQKWLASATDITDLKSIQKKLEKNVLRIRALAEYNVDGIITTDAPGKILYFNKSLLEMFGYSEDELKNREITLLMPERYRENFMKGIKKYQSTGEHRLAGRTIETFGLNKEGHEFPLEMSLTKWEADEKIYFTSIIRDISERKKSEKALLDSEQKYSHLFSSVPVGIGITSLNGKILDVNKVMQDITGYAPEELKNTNFKTSFVTPEDYELLLEELQESGKVRDYEVTLKRKGERIYHALLNSELIEIGGDEVILITVRDITERKETEQCLINSEKRYRKLYSSMNEGLAVHEVLYDDANIPVDYEIIDVNNAYEKILGIKKKEILGKKASEIYGAGKAPYVEVYSEVAETGNPAHFETYFEPMDKHFNISVFSPSKGTFATVFEDITSRKKAEEKIKKSLEEKEVLLREIHHRVKNNMQILSSLLNLQIQYEDLDETIGVLKDSQGRVKSMAMIHEKLYQSSNFSNINFKEYLERLVSGIFYSYEITTGDIGSDIDIEDVNLSIDTAIPLGLIINELVTNSVKYAFPQGEGTVSIQLKSLPEQMELTVADNGIGLPENIDIQNPKTLGLQLVKSLTEQLDGDIRVESSNGTVFRITFNELNYKERI
- a CDS encoding MFS transporter; the encoded protein is MIALVTLILVAAVANLNLSVANVALPSIGFAFNASQVQINLVAVGYSLGLAASVLWFGALGDHHGRKLMLIIGTLLAIPSSLIAGFAPSVEILIAARILGGLAAGMAYPTTLALIAALWSGTKRTKSIALWSAIGAAIAALGPLLSGYLLTFADWGSVFRITLPLAVVALIMAIKFIPNHINETKARVDNVGGILSLVVLGTLILAINFAPVPNSGSLILSFLIIAAASGILFIKRQLSVENPLYDLKVARRSIFWVAASAGIIVFGALMGAMYIGQQFLQNVLGYSTLDSGLAILPAALLMIIVAPQSAKLVESRGSRFTLLAGYVFCLLGFLTMLILWQDHIPYWKVGLAYAFVGIGVGLAGTPASHSLTGSVPVKRVGMASGTADLQRDFGGAIMTSIFGALLTAGYARSIASQIDNLPASAQEQITTSIEVTLQKSFSSAAALAQQNPQYSSQIITAAKYSFLAGDHWAYFAGMIAILIGAAIVFFKFPKKEEEEKLLTQYQEADTEN